In Clostridium sp., one DNA window encodes the following:
- a CDS encoding YbaB/EbfC family nucleoid-associated protein, with product MARGGFPNFGGGGNMNNFMKQAQKMQKQMQDMQEELENKEFTATAGGGAVTAVVNGKKYIKSIKIKPEVIDPDDVEMIEDLVLTACNEALKNADEQTASDMKKLTGGLNIPGMF from the coding sequence ATGGCAAGAGGTGGATTCCCCAACTTTGGCGGTGGGGGAAATATGAATAATTTCATGAAACAGGCCCAGAAAATGCAAAAACAGATGCAAGATATGCAGGAAGAGCTTGAAAATAAAGAATTTACGGCTACTGCCGGCGGAGGAGCTGTAACGGCAGTGGTAAACGGAAAAAAATATATAAAGAGCATAAAAATAAAACCAGAGGTAATTGATCCGGATGATGTTGAAATGATTGAAGATTTGGTTCTTACTGCGTGTAATGAAGCTTTGAAAAATGCAGATGAACAGACTGCATCTGATATGAAAAAGCTGACAGGAGGACTTAATATTCCAGGAATGTTTTAG
- the dnaX gene encoding DNA polymerase III subunit gamma/tau produces the protein MAYTTLYREWRPKIFNDVVGQKHITVTLKNQILNNRIAHAYLFSGTRGTGKTSTAKILAKAVNCENLQDGEPCNECEMCRKINSGTAIDVIEMDAASKRRLEDIKDVIENVKYPPQEGKYKVYIMDEVHMLTQEAVNAFLKTLEEPPENVIFILATTDPQKLPVTILSRCQKFDFRRIKSSDIFKRLRHIVDSEGVFADDRSLNLISRMCDGAMRDALSILDQAIAMGDSKVKYENVIDMLGLVTNDNLFRLVDSIIEKDVEDCMKVIDDIVLSGKDIYNFIRDMITHFRNLLMAKVSNDPEEVLDMSEENIKLIKDQSQKIRVEEIMRNIRILQDAEEQSKWVKQNRIYLELSVIKMCKIEYDTSKEVILARLNRLEEYIKRGNVKVVPEKKIKSDSVKDIKSKPKLNDNMDNIESEDNNTVKDKDISDEGNISSKLTLDIVKKRWKDILESFKARHQMVIFAALTTGEVEKCLNGIITIKYTENYAFHKQRLEKSENKKIVESVFSEVLKEKVRVNYIIEGQNIEDMPLSKEQILKDTFGEDMVEILDE, from the coding sequence ATGGCTTATACCACACTATATAGGGAATGGAGACCTAAAATATTTAATGATGTTGTAGGTCAGAAGCATATAACGGTAACCCTGAAAAATCAGATATTAAACAATAGAATAGCACATGCCTATTTGTTTTCAGGGACAAGAGGAACAGGAAAAACCTCCACGGCAAAGATTCTGGCCAAGGCAGTAAACTGTGAAAATCTACAAGATGGAGAGCCTTGCAATGAATGTGAGATGTGCAGGAAAATAAATTCTGGAACTGCAATTGATGTAATTGAGATGGATGCTGCGTCAAAGAGACGGCTTGAGGATATAAAAGATGTAATAGAAAATGTAAAGTACCCTCCGCAGGAGGGAAAATACAAAGTCTATATAATGGATGAGGTACATATGCTCACCCAGGAAGCAGTAAATGCTTTCCTGAAGACATTGGAAGAACCTCCTGAAAATGTTATATTCATACTTGCGACTACCGATCCCCAGAAGCTTCCGGTTACTATACTATCAAGATGTCAGAAATTTGATTTCAGGAGAATAAAAAGTAGTGATATATTTAAAAGACTTAGACATATTGTAGATAGTGAAGGTGTATTTGCAGACGATAGAAGTCTGAATTTAATATCCAGAATGTGTGACGGAGCTATGAGGGATGCACTCAGCATACTTGATCAGGCAATAGCCATGGGAGACAGCAAGGTCAAATATGAAAATGTAATTGATATGCTTGGACTGGTTACAAATGACAATTTGTTCAGGCTTGTAGACAGCATAATAGAAAAAGATGTGGAAGACTGTATGAAGGTGATTGATGATATAGTTCTGAGTGGAAAGGATATATATAATTTTATAAGGGATATGATAACTCACTTTAGAAATCTTTTAATGGCAAAGGTATCCAATGATCCAGAGGAAGTACTGGATATGTCGGAAGAAAATATAAAATTGATCAAGGATCAGTCCCAGAAAATAAGAGTAGAAGAAATAATGAGAAATATAAGAATTCTTCAGGATGCAGAAGAGCAGTCAAAGTGGGTGAAGCAGAACAGGATATATCTGGAACTTTCAGTTATAAAAATGTGCAAAATAGAATATGATACCTCAAAAGAAGTTATATTGGCAAGATTGAACAGGCTTGAGGAGTATATAAAAAGAGGAAATGTAAAAGTAGTTCCAGAGAAAAAAATAAAGTCCGATTCTGTAAAAGATATTAAATCAAAACCAAAACTGAACGACAATATGGATAATATTGAATCTGAAGATAATAATACTGTTAAGGATAAAGATATATCAGATGAAGGCAATATCTCTTCGAAGCTGACATTGGATATTGTAAAAAAGAGATGGAAAGATATACTTGAGTCGTTTAAAGCAAGGCATCAGATGGTGATTTTTGCAGCGCTTACTACTGGAGAAGTGGAAAAATGTCTGAATGGAATTATAACTATAAAGTACACCGAGAATTATGCTTTTCATAAACAGCGACTTGAAAAAAGTGAAAATAAGAAAATTGTAGAATCAGTATTTTCGGAGGTATTAAAAGAAAAAGTTAGGGTGAATTACATTATTGAAGGACAAAATATAGAAGATATGCCTCTATCCAAAGAACAAATATTAAAAGATACGTTTGGAGAAGATATGGTGGAAATACTTGATGAATGA